Proteins encoded by one window of Drosophila melanogaster chromosome X:
- the Hou gene encoding houki has translation MSYNEKSEAIIKEEWLQRLEQFPFKQADMNRLIMNYLVTEGFKEAAEKFQHEADLEPSVELSSLDGRILIREAVQAGRIEEATQLVNQLHPELLGSDRYLFFHLQQLQLIELIRAGKVEEALSFAQSKLSESGEEAMFELERTLALLAFEKPQESPFADLLEQSYRQKIASELNSAILRCEQSEDSTPKMMFLLKLILWAQSKLDSRSISYPKMKNLETAHLEPK, from the exons ATGAGCTACAACGAGAAATCGGAGGCCATCATCAAGGAGGAGTGGCTGCAGCGCCTGGAGCAGTTTCCCTTCAAGCAGGCGGACATGAATCGCCTGATCATGAACTACTTGGTCACAG AGGGCTTCAAGGAGGCCGCCGAGAAGTTCCAGCACGAGGCGGATCTGGAGCCCAGCGTGGAGCTGAGCAGCCTCGATGGGCGCATACTCATCCGCGAAGCCGTGCAGGCGGGCCGCATCGAGGAGGCCACCCAGCTGGTGAACCAGCTGCATCCTGAGCTGCTCGGCAGCGATCGCTATCTGTTCTTCCacctgcagcagctgcagctcaTCGAGCTGATACGCGCCGGCAAGGTGGAGGAGGCCCTGTCCTTTGCCCAAAGCAAGCTGTCCGAGTCCGGCGAGGAGGCCATGTTTGAGCTGGAGCGCACCCTGGCCCTGCTCGCCTTCGAGAAGCCGCAGGAGAGCCCCTTCGCCGACCTGCTGGAGCAGTCGTACCGCCAGAAGATCGCTAGCGAGCTCAACTCGGCCATCCTGCGCTGCGAGCAGAGCGAGGACTCCACGCCCAAAATGATGTTCCTGCTCAAGCTGATCTTGTGGGCCCAGTCCAAGCTGGACAGCCGCTCCATTAGCTATCCCAAGATGAAGAACCTAGAGACGGCGCACCTGGAGCCCAAGTAG
- the Nup35 gene encoding nucleoporin 35kDa: MEPMNLGSPVNSPGSNQTQYLPPFLLGDPQGITPHKNTLSPKTGRSNISFATSPGGSSPHELNRSALSTRTLFAAQGGAHTAVGANSSTTAHGQTHSHHQTGPPTQGLFDSLREQSVTPKKKNHLGMLQLQSPNQSYQSSYHTNDSFAPGAPNAINASMRALCSPLGATASPAGGLGTSVTTGGNSRLSDFWVTIFGFPPGAGSMVLQHFTVCGTIVDVVHAPQNGNWMYVRYSSRIESDKALNYNEKIIAGNVMVGVSRCTDRSVIDKENIGSVPNAEIGDPPTSPSAIRPFSQQSYKLARKDNIISPQKDVPQKSSGLMDKAMDLIFGW, translated from the exons ATGGAGCCAATGAATCTGGGCAGCCCGGTCAACAGTCCTGGCTCCAACCAGACCCAGTATCTGCCACCTTTTCTGCTCGGCGATCCGCAAGGTATAACGCCGCACAAGAACACGCTGTCCCCGAAAACCGGGCGCTCTAATATAAGTTTCG CCACCTCGCCCGGCGGCAGCAGTCCGCACGAGCTCAACCGCTCCGCTCTGAGCACACGCACTCTGTTCGCCGCCCAAGGAGGCGCCCACACGGCTGTGGGCGCCAACAGCTCAACGACCGCGCACGGCCAGACGCACAGCCACCACCAGACGGGACCGCCCACCCAGGGACTCTTCGACTCGCTGCGCGAACAGTCCGTCACCccgaagaagaagaaccaTCTTGGcatgctgcagttgcagtcaCCGAACCAGAGCTACCAGAGCAGCTATCACACGAATGACTCGTTCGCACCCGGGGCGCCCAATGCCATCAATGCCTCGATGCGAGCACTGTGCTCGCCACTTGGAGCCACTGCCTCGCCAGCTGGAGGCCTGGGCACATCCGTGACGACGGGCGGCAACTCGCGCCTATCCGACTTTTGGGTTACCATCTTCGGGTTCCCGCCGGGGGCCGGCTCCATGGTGCTGCAGCACTTCACCGTCTGCGGCACCATTGTGGACGTGGTGCATGCCCCGCAGAACGGCAACTGGATGTATGTGCGCTACTCCTCGCGCATCGAGAGCGACAAGGCGCTGAACTACAACGAAAAAATCATCGCCGGCAATGTGATGGTGGGCGTGTCGCGCTGCACGGATAGGTCGGTGATCGATAAGGAGAACATCGGCTCTGTGCCCAATGCAGAGATAGGAGATCCCCCCACCAGCCCCAGTGCGATTCGACCGTTTTCCCAGCAGTCGTACAAGCTGGCCCGCAAAGATAACATCATATCGCCGCAGAAGGATGTGCCGCAAAAGAGCTCCGGTCTGATGGACAAGGCCATGGACCTGATATTCGGCTGGTAA
- the Ing3 gene encoding inhibitor of growth family, member 3 has protein sequence MLYLEDYLEMIEHLPQELRDRFTEMRELDLAVQNNMDSLDKKAHMFFKQCKRDELQHESMDTEFHSLRGEYFKVMEDADEKVAIATQIHELVERYLRRLDSELFKFKCELEADNNGITEILERRSLELDGNSTAATALLLSMNQKENRYYGASSANTMVNSSTGHATGAATGSSGIALVSGAAGTGGALSSISTAQLGSSQRHRKLEKRRETICTVPVQEKRANLNHSLPVVGSGSTTAAAASSSSATTAAAAASLASATTAQTHVSNHIGSIAATHLTLPVAMGVAGGSSSLASSSLATGTGSLVRQLPTNLTHTVLSTSGGATAAAAAGGNSTSVVAAGTAHGHAHVSGHSAAGATVTYNLQQLGGGAAASSAIAAAASQAIVATQQMQQGRRTASLKASYEAIHGTAGTTTDFWTQAGQGGLQQSTAGSVTVAAGTALATGAAGGSSTGSHHSHHSQSHHGGHGHGHGHGHGHGHGHGHHSSSGHGGGHSSHHQEKKQKKKLTTALTLPTVQPTAGSSSGNSIGSSSSISLESVNKLTTSAALAAASATTTYMSVGGQALLAMTPGGGGGGNLAESSAEGVPAGMIAMNLPTTTVTPGSSLTIGENGLVVEQTNEGEWSYDPNEPRYCTCNQVSYGDMVACDNDACPYEWFHYPCVGITQPPKGKWYCPKCTASMRRRGNRKN, from the exons ATGCTTTACCTCGAAGACTATCTGGAGATGATCGAGCACCTGCCGCAGGAGCTGCGCGACCGCTTTACCGAGATGCGCGAACTAGATCTCGCCGTCCAGA ACAACATGGACTCGCTGGACAAGAAGGCCCACATGTTCTTCAAGCAGTGCAAGCGCGACGAACTGCAGCACGAGTCGATGGACACGGAGTTCCACAGCCTGCGCGGCGAGTACTTCAAGGTGATGGAGGACGCCGACGAGAAGGTGGCTATTGCCACTCAGATACACGAGCTGGTGGAGCGCTACTTGCGCCGCCTGGATAGCGAGCTCTTCAAGTTCAAGTGCGAGCTGGAGGCGGACAACAACGGCATCACCGAAATCCTCGAGCGCCGCTCTCTGGAGCTGGACGGCAACTCCACTGCAGCCACCGCCCTGCTGCTGAGCATGAACCAGAAGGAGAACCGCTACTACGGCGCCAGTTCGGCCAATACCATGGTGAACAGCTCGACGGGACACGCAACGGGTGCCGCCACTGGCTCCTCCGGCATTGCACTGGTCAGTGGTGCTGCCGGAACGGGCGGTGCCCTCTCCAGCATCTCCACCGCCCAGTTGGGCTCAAGTCAGCGCCACCGCAAGCTGGAGAAGCGGCGGGAAACCATATGCACGGTGCCTGTTCAGGAGAAGCGCGCCAATCTGAATCACTCACTTCCCGTGGTCGGTTCGGGCTCCACGACTGCCGCGGCAGCCTCATCTTCGTCCGCCACAACGGCCGCAGCAGCCGCCAGCCTGGCCAGCGCGACGACTGCCCAAACTCATGTCTCCAACCACATTGGCAGCATCGCCGCCACTCATCTCACCCTGCCTGTGGCCATGGGCGTGGCCGGCGGCAGTAGCAGTCTTGCCAGCAGCTCGCTTGCCACAGGAACGGGTTCGCTGGTCCGCCAACTGCCCACGAACCTTACCCACACCGTGCTAAGCACCTCGGGTGGAGCGACCGCCGCAGCGGCAGCGGGCGGCAACTCCACGTCCGTGGTCGCTGCTGGTACGGCCCACGGGCACGCCCATGTCAGTGGGCACTCGGCCGCCGGGGCCACAGTCACCTACAACCTGCAACAACTGGGCGGAGGAGCCGCCGCATCTAGTGCCATTGCGGCGGCAGCCAGCCAGGCGATCGTGGCCACACAGCAGATGCAGCAAGGCCGCCGCACGGCCAGCCTCAAGGCGAGTTACGAGGCCATACACGGAACAGCGGGCACCACCACCGACTTCTGGACCCAAGCCGGTCAGGGTGGACTGCAGCAGTCGACCGCTGGATCGGTGACAGTGGCTGCCGGCACAGCGTTGGCCACCGGCGCAGCTGGCGGTAGTAGCACCGGCTCGCATCATTCGCACCACTCACAGTCGCACCATGGCGGCCATGGGCACGGACATGGTCATGGCCATGGGCATGGTCATGGGCACGGACACCACAGCAGCAGTGGTCACGGCGGCGGGCACAGCAGCCACCACCAGGAGAAGAAGCAAAAGAAGAAGCTAACCACAGCGCTGACGTTGCCCACAGTGCAGCCGACGGCCGGCTCCTCGTCGGGCAACTCGATTGGCTCGTCGTCGTCGATTAGTCTGGAATCGGTGAACAAGCTCACCACGTCGGCGGCCCTGGCGGCGGCATCGGCCACGACAACCTACATGTCTGTGGGTGGACAGGCGCTGCTCGCCATGACCCCCGGAGGTGGAGGCGGAGGCAACTTGGCGGAGAGTTCCGCTGAGGGCGTGCCCGCCGGAATGATTGCCATGAACCTGCCCACCACCACGGTAACGCCCGGCTCCAGCCTGACCATCGGCGAGAACGGACTCGTGGTGGAGCAGACGAACGAGGGCGAATGGTCGTACGATCCCAACGAGCCGCGCTACTGCACCTGCAACCAGGTGTCCTACGGCGACATGGTGGCCTGCGACAACGACGCCTGTCCCTACGAGTGGTTCCACTACCCCTGCGTGGGCATCACCCAGCCGCCCAAGGGCAAGTGGTACTGCCCCAAGTGCACCGCCTCCATGCGGCGCCGTGGCAACCGAAAGAACTGA